TTCGCCTGGTGGGGTTCGATCGAGCCGGGCGTCGGCCACTATTACCGCGTCCAAGGACCGACGTTCGTGCTGGAACTGGTCAACATCCAATCTGATCCCGCCGGCAACAAAGCGAACCACATTCACTCGGTCTGGCGCAACCTCAGCGACGATTTCGGCGTGGCTGCAAAATAGTCTCGCTCACACCTGCCGGAAGCGCCACCGAGGGGAAGCAAACGTTTCCAGCACTTCCACCTGCGCGCTGAAGATGTCCCCGCGCCGCAACATCGAGTTCAAGGCCCGACTCACCGACTGGGAATCCGCGCGCCGCATTGCGGCCGAAGTTGCCACGTCCAACCTGGGCGTCGAACAGCAGATCGACACTTATTTCGTCGCAGCACATGGCCGGCTCAAGCTCCGCGAGATCGTAGGGCGCGGCGCTTGGCTCATCGCCTATCAACGCCCCGATGGCCACGAGACGCGCGGCAGCGATTATCGGTTGATTTCGATTTCCGAACCAGCTGATCTCAGCGCGGCCCTTGCGACCACGCTCGGCATTTGCGTCGTCGTCCGCAAACGCCGCGAGATTTATCTGGTCGACAACGTCCGCGTCCATTTCGACCAGGTTGAGGGGCTGGGTGATTTCTTGGAATTCGAATCCGTGCTCGATCCAACCCACGACGATCGTCAAGGCCACGCCCAAGTTGCGTCGCTCCGCGATCGCTTCCGCGACGTGCTGGGCGAGCCGATCGCGTGCGGTTACGCGGACCTCGCCAGGCGCAGGCAATGCGAGACGACCGACGCCGGTCCACAGGGTTCGAACCCCTAGCGCTACGTCAAACCCTGCTATTCGGGCAAAATGATTTGAGTTTGCAGCGGGCGTCGGTGATTTTCATGTGCCATTCGACGCCGTGTAAAGTGTGGTTGACGTCGTGGGATCAGGCTGCGATTTCTGTTTGGAGTTTGGCGAGCGCGCCGAAGCGTCGTCCGGCGACGCATTGTCGCGTGAGCGAACGCGGCTCGTTCTCGGCGATGTTCAGCCAGCTGCCGTGCTTCGGCGTGTGACAGAGACGCAGGCGACGAACGACGAGAATCACCGTGGCGCATTTGGCGTAACGTCCTTCCAGCAGGCGAGCGACTTCGACGGCCCAATCGATTTTGGTTGTCGTGGTCCGCGCCGTGGCTTCGCGCCAGCCGCGGAGCGGTTCGGTGAACCTGAAAATGTTCGCCATGCCGGCGCGATCGTAGTCGTAGTCGACGCGTTGCGCGTGCCGCTTCGTGGCGGGAATCGGCGGTCGTGTTTCTTTCACCAACTGCACCGGCTGCTCATCCATGTCCGCCTTCAACAACATCTGCGCGCGCGACGCACCTTCTGACTCGATCCTTTCAACTGCTTGACCACGTCACGCAACGTCCGGCGCTCCTCCGCCGTCAACCGCACGATATACTTGTTGTTCATGGGACACCTTCGTGCTATCGGACGCTTCCCAAAAGTTAACTTTCAAGCCAACCCAAACTTCAGGGTTTGACGGAGCACTCGTGTCACATCCGCCACGTGGTTAAGCCCAGGGAAGGCCCTCATAG
This is a stretch of genomic DNA from Planctomycetia bacterium. It encodes these proteins:
- a CDS encoding class IV adenylate cyclase codes for the protein MSPRRNIEFKARLTDWESARRIAAEVATSNLGVEQQIDTYFVAAHGRLKLREIVGRGAWLIAYQRPDGHETRGSDYRLISISEPADLSAALATTLGICVVVRKRREIYLVDNVRVHFDQVEGLGDFLEFESVLDPTHDDRQGHAQVASLRDRFRDVLGEPIACGYADLARRRQCETTDAGPQGSNP